A genomic segment from Streptomyces antibioticus encodes:
- a CDS encoding TadE family type IV pilus minor pilin, with protein sequence MTAESAVVLPVLVAFTLALVWGLLVVAAQLQCVDAARTGARAAARQDPPEAVVALVREAAPRGASVTVSREGDQVRVVVVAQPAVLRGLPFEVREEAVAVAEDAGTADGASAGDEGVTVTEDAMVDEPGAGP encoded by the coding sequence GTGACGGCGGAGTCGGCGGTGGTGCTGCCGGTGCTGGTGGCGTTCACGCTGGCGCTGGTGTGGGGGCTGCTCGTCGTCGCTGCCCAGCTCCAGTGCGTGGACGCCGCCAGGACCGGCGCCCGGGCGGCGGCCCGGCAGGACCCTCCCGAAGCGGTCGTCGCACTGGTCCGCGAGGCGGCGCCGCGCGGGGCGAGCGTGACGGTGAGCCGGGAGGGGGACCAGGTCCGGGTGGTGGTCGTGGCACAGCCCGCGGTACTGCGCGGGCTGCCGTTCGAGGTACGGGAGGAGGCCGTGGCGGTGGCGGAGGACGCGGGGACCGCGGACGGGGCGTCGGCGGGCGATGAGGGAGTGACGGTGACCGAGGACGCGATGGTGGACGAGCCCGGGGCGGGGCCGTGA
- a CDS encoding type II secretion system F family protein, whose amino-acid sequence MGAEVFHRLGVTLGVVLLLVWCVRWLETVRRRRRARRRLAGLLPWLPAAAKDAEAGRRVRRAAVRQWLPEIAVAGAGCAVVGGIGGLAVGAIGALALRRWRRGRRRPAEPVSAADARLAARQLPLAADLLAACIAAGAGPVIAAQAVGEALGGPVGEALERGAAEVRLGGEPATAWRRLAATPGAAALARLLERAGVSGVPAAGPVARVASDARADWTRAATIRARRAAVMVTAPVGLCFLPAFIAVGVAPVVIGLAGGALGGGR is encoded by the coding sequence GTGGGCGCGGAAGTTTTCCACAGGCTGGGGGTGACCTTGGGGGTCGTACTGCTCCTGGTGTGGTGTGTGCGGTGGCTGGAGACCGTCCGGCGGCGACGCAGGGCTCGGCGACGACTGGCCGGACTGCTGCCCTGGCTGCCGGCGGCGGCAAAGGACGCGGAGGCCGGGCGGCGGGTGCGTCGGGCGGCTGTGCGGCAGTGGCTGCCGGAGATCGCGGTGGCCGGCGCCGGGTGCGCGGTGGTCGGTGGCATCGGCGGCCTCGCGGTCGGGGCGATCGGCGCGCTGGCGTTGCGGCGGTGGCGTCGTGGGCGACGGCGGCCTGCGGAGCCCGTGAGTGCGGCCGACGCGCGGTTGGCGGCCCGTCAACTCCCCTTGGCCGCCGACCTGCTGGCCGCGTGCATCGCGGCGGGCGCCGGTCCCGTGATCGCGGCCCAGGCCGTGGGCGAGGCGCTCGGCGGTCCCGTCGGGGAGGCGTTGGAACGGGGTGCCGCCGAGGTGCGGCTCGGCGGTGAACCGGCCACCGCCTGGCGGAGGTTGGCCGCCACGCCCGGTGCCGCGGCGCTGGCCCGGCTGCTGGAGCGGGCCGGGGTCTCGGGGGTGCCCGCGGCCGGACCGGTCGCCCGGGTCGCGTCGGACGCCCGGGCCGACTGGACGCGCGCCGCGACGATCCGGGCCCGGCGGGCGGCCGTCATGGTCACCGCGCCGGTGGGGCTCTGCTTCCTGCCCGCCTTCATCGCGGTCGGCGTCGCACCCGTGGTGATCGGGCTCGCGGGCGGGGCGCTGGGTGGAGGGAGGTGA
- a CDS encoding DUF4244 domain-containing protein: MYKAVRARLRALVCGKRRGRGDGGMVTSEYATGIVAVVGFAVLLYQVLTSDSVRALLEDIVKKALSGQM; this comes from the coding sequence ATGTACAAGGCGGTACGGGCGCGGCTGCGCGCCCTGGTGTGCGGGAAACGACGTGGACGCGGGGACGGCGGAATGGTGACCTCCGAGTACGCGACCGGGATCGTGGCGGTGGTCGGCTTCGCCGTGCTCCTCTACCAGGTGCTGACGAGTGACAGCGTCAGGGCGCTGTTGGAGGACATCGTGAAGAAGGCGCTCAGTGGGCAGATGTGA
- a CDS encoding type II secretion system F family protein: MSWTGDIPTAAAVACAGAAAWMLGGPYSGARRAQLLLAGGGVAGVGPPAWPEPARMMRWLRDRWRPEWWAPVVGLALAVLGASVLPVLAGAAGVPLLRRALRAAEARRDGERRGDAVIALCATLAGEVRAGRQPGEALQRAARDTGGLGEAQAAVLAAARFGEDVPRALAAAARRPGAEGLLGLAACWRVAVDRGAGLAAGLDRLEAALRAERDQRADLSAQLAGPRATAVLLAGLPAVGLLLGTALGADPLHVLLHTGLGLACLAVGGALEAAGVWWVLWIVRKAEGRDGRDGRGERDGRGGPERPAARAVTARVGRAAAGRVTARWVS; encoded by the coding sequence ATGAGCTGGACGGGTGACATTCCGACGGCGGCTGCCGTGGCCTGTGCCGGTGCGGCGGCGTGGATGCTGGGCGGGCCGTACTCCGGGGCCAGGCGTGCACAGTTGCTGCTGGCCGGGGGAGGAGTGGCCGGCGTCGGGCCCCCGGCCTGGCCAGAGCCGGCCCGGATGATGCGGTGGCTGCGCGACCGGTGGCGGCCCGAGTGGTGGGCGCCGGTCGTCGGGCTGGCCCTGGCGGTGCTGGGCGCCTCGGTGCTGCCGGTCCTCGCGGGGGCGGCCGGAGTGCCCCTGCTGCGGCGGGCGCTGCGGGCCGCCGAGGCACGGCGGGACGGGGAGCGGCGCGGGGACGCGGTGATCGCGTTGTGCGCGACGCTCGCCGGGGAGGTGCGCGCGGGACGGCAGCCCGGGGAGGCGTTGCAGCGAGCCGCTCGGGACACCGGCGGTCTTGGCGAGGCCCAGGCGGCGGTGCTGGCGGCGGCGCGGTTCGGAGAGGACGTCCCGCGGGCCCTTGCGGCGGCGGCGCGCCGACCGGGTGCCGAAGGGCTGCTGGGACTCGCGGCGTGCTGGCGGGTGGCCGTGGACAGGGGTGCCGGGCTCGCGGCCGGGCTCGACCGTCTCGAAGCCGCGTTGCGAGCCGAGCGCGACCAACGGGCTGACCTCAGCGCCCAGTTGGCGGGACCCAGGGCCACGGCGGTGCTGCTCGCCGGGCTGCCGGCCGTCGGCCTCCTCCTGGGCACGGCCCTCGGTGCCGACCCGCTGCACGTCCTGCTCCACACCGGCCTGGGGCTGGCCTGCCTGGCGGTCGGCGGGGCGCTGGAGGCGGCCGGGGTGTGGTGGGTGCTGTGGATCGTGCGGAAGGCGGAGGGGCGGGACGGTCGGGACGGGCGGGGTGAGCGAGACGGGCGAGGTGGGCCTGAGCGGCCCGCGGCGCGTGCGGTGACGGCCCGCGTGGGGCGGGCTGCGGCTGGGCGGGTGACGGCGAGGTGGGTGTCGTGA
- a CDS encoding nucleotide-binding protein: MKIAFVGKGGSGKTTLSSLFIRHLAAAGAPVIAIDADINQHLGPALGLDEAEAAALPAMGDRLPLIKDYLRGSNPRIASAETMIKTTPPGEGSRLLRVREDNPVYDACARPVELDGGAVRLMVTGPFTDADLGVACYHSKTGAVELCLNHLVDGRDEYVVVDMTAGSDSFASGMFTRFDLTYLVAEPTRKGVSVYRQYKEYARDFGVELRVVGNKVQGQDDLDFLRTEVGDDLLVTVGHSDWVRAMEKGRPPRFDLLEDTNREALHLLRTAADSAYERRDRERYTRQMVHFHLKNAQSWGNERTGADLAAQVDPHFVLGESVAAAV, from the coding sequence ATGAAAATTGCTTTCGTCGGGAAGGGCGGCAGCGGCAAGACGACCCTGTCCTCCCTGTTCATCCGCCATCTCGCCGCCGCCGGGGCACCGGTGATCGCGATCGACGCGGACATCAACCAGCATCTCGGACCCGCCCTCGGGCTCGACGAGGCGGAGGCCGCCGCGCTCCCCGCGATGGGCGACCGGCTCCCGCTGATCAAGGACTATCTGCGCGGCTCCAACCCCCGTATCGCCTCCGCCGAGACGATGATCAAGACGACCCCGCCCGGCGAGGGCTCCCGGCTGCTGCGGGTCCGCGAGGACAATCCGGTGTACGACGCCTGCGCCCGGCCGGTGGAACTCGACGGCGGCGCCGTCCGTTTGATGGTCACGGGCCCCTTCACGGACGCCGACCTGGGGGTCGCCTGCTACCACTCCAAGACCGGAGCGGTGGAGCTGTGCCTGAACCACCTGGTGGACGGCCGGGACGAGTACGTCGTGGTCGACATGACGGCCGGTTCGGACTCCTTCGCCTCCGGCATGTTCACCCGCTTCGACCTCACGTACCTCGTGGCCGAGCCGACCCGGAAGGGGGTCTCCGTCTATCGCCAGTACAAGGAGTACGCCCGTGACTTCGGCGTCGAGCTGAGAGTCGTGGGCAACAAGGTGCAGGGTCAGGACGACCTCGACTTCCTCCGCACCGAGGTCGGGGACGACCTGCTCGTGACGGTGGGGCACTCGGACTGGGTGCGCGCCATGGAGAAGGGCCGGCCGCCCCGGTTCGACCTCCTGGAGGACACCAACCGCGAGGCCCTGCACCTGTTGCGGACGGCCGCCGACTCGGCGTACGAGCGGCGAGACCGGGAGCGTTACACGCGCCAGATGGTGCACTTCCATCTGAAGAACGCGCAGTCCTGGGGCAATGAGCGGACCGGGGCCGACCTGGCGGCACAGGTCGACCCCCACTTCGTCCTCGGCGAGAGCGTCGCAGCCGCCGTCTGA
- a CDS encoding oxidoreductase translates to MSTTGASADPLAALGSLPGVAESVESVRKAVDRVYGHRVMRRRSNAVTSEAALRGSRGSAALSGADWALEEVRRRSDFSVDGEARVMGAALRLTAEAGQLLSIWRQSPLRVLARLHLVAAASDADEVGRPRQAGETVDEPLIELPLPGADELAGRLEGLSQLIIAGGSAPALVTAAVVHGELLALRPFVSHNGLIARAAERIVLIGSGLDPKSVCPAEVGHAEQGRAAYLAALEGYVSGTPEGMAAWIAHCGRAVELGARESTAVCEALQRGAA, encoded by the coding sequence ATGAGTACGACAGGCGCGTCCGCCGATCCGCTCGCGGCCCTGGGTTCACTGCCCGGTGTGGCCGAGTCCGTGGAGTCCGTGCGCAAGGCCGTGGACCGGGTCTACGGGCACCGGGTCATGCGGCGGCGCAGCAACGCGGTCACCTCCGAGGCGGCCCTGCGCGGCTCCCGGGGCTCGGCGGCGCTGTCCGGTGCGGACTGGGCCCTGGAGGAGGTGCGCCGGCGCAGCGACTTCAGCGTCGACGGCGAGGCGCGCGTCATGGGCGCGGCCCTGCGGCTGACCGCGGAGGCGGGCCAGTTGCTCTCCATCTGGCGCCAGTCGCCGCTGCGGGTCCTGGCACGGCTGCATCTGGTGGCCGCGGCGAGCGACGCCGACGAGGTCGGGCGGCCCCGGCAGGCCGGCGAGACGGTCGACGAGCCACTGATCGAGCTGCCGCTGCCCGGCGCCGACGAGCTGGCTGGCCGGCTGGAGGGGCTGTCGCAGTTGATCATCGCGGGCGGTTCGGCGCCCGCCCTGGTGACGGCGGCCGTCGTGCACGGCGAACTGCTCGCCCTGCGCCCCTTCGTCTCCCACAACGGCCTGATCGCGCGGGCCGCCGAGCGCATCGTCCTGATCGGCAGCGGCCTCGACCCCAAGTCCGTCTGCCCGGCCGAGGTGGGCCACGCCGAGCAGGGCCGGGCGGCCTATCTGGCGGCCCTGGAGGGATACGTCTCGGGCACCCCCGAGGGCATGGCGGCCTGGATCGCGCACTGCGGCCGGGCGGTCGAGCTGGGTGCCCGCGAGTCGACGGCGGTGTGCGAGGCGCTCCAGCGCGGGGCGGCGTAG
- a CDS encoding TadA family conjugal transfer-associated ATPase, with protein sequence MSTPPGPEGLLLDGVRQWLADSGAEPTPARVAQALREQGRVLGDAEVLGAAERLRRELTGSGPLEPLLTDPSVTDVLVSTPDRVWVDRGGGLELTTVAFPDAAAVRRLAQRLAAVAGRRLDDARPWVDARLPDGTRLHAVLPPVAVGCTCLSLRVVRPRAFTLDELVAAGTVPPGGDGILRALLRARLSFLISGGTGSGKTTLLSALLGLVGPRERIVLAEDSSELRPDHPHVVRLESRPANQEGAGLVTLEDLVRQALRMRPDRLVVGEVRGREVVDLLAALNTGHEGGCGTVHANTAADVPARLEALGTAAGLDRAALHSQVAAALSVVLHLVRDPAGRRRIAEVDVLERDPSGLVRTVPALRWQADAFAHERGWPRLRELLRGAGSGGAGWSSRRGGTEGSGEGDELDG encoded by the coding sequence ATGAGCACACCGCCCGGACCCGAAGGGCTCCTGCTGGACGGCGTACGGCAGTGGCTCGCCGACAGCGGGGCCGAACCCACACCCGCGCGCGTGGCGCAGGCCCTGCGCGAACAGGGCCGCGTCCTCGGAGACGCCGAGGTGCTCGGCGCGGCGGAGCGGCTGCGCCGCGAACTGACCGGCAGCGGGCCCCTGGAGCCCCTGCTCACCGACCCGTCGGTCACCGACGTCCTGGTCTCGACCCCGGACCGGGTCTGGGTCGACCGGGGCGGCGGCCTCGAACTGACCACCGTCGCCTTCCCCGACGCGGCTGCCGTACGACGGCTCGCGCAGCGGCTGGCCGCGGTGGCGGGGCGGCGCCTGGACGACGCCCGGCCCTGGGTCGACGCCCGGCTGCCCGACGGGACCCGGCTGCACGCGGTGCTGCCGCCGGTCGCCGTCGGCTGCACCTGTCTGTCGCTGCGGGTGGTACGGCCGCGCGCGTTCACCCTCGACGAGCTGGTGGCCGCCGGCACGGTCCCGCCGGGCGGCGACGGGATCCTGCGGGCCCTGCTGCGGGCGCGGCTGTCCTTCCTGATCAGCGGTGGCACCGGCAGCGGCAAGACCACCCTGCTGAGCGCGCTGCTGGGGCTGGTCGGACCCCGGGAGCGGATCGTGCTCGCCGAGGACTCGTCGGAGCTGCGGCCGGACCATCCGCACGTGGTCCGGCTGGAGAGCAGACCGGCCAATCAGGAGGGCGCCGGGCTCGTCACGCTCGAGGACCTGGTGCGGCAGGCCCTGCGGATGCGACCGGACCGGCTCGTCGTGGGCGAGGTACGGGGCCGGGAGGTCGTGGATTTGCTGGCGGCGCTCAACACGGGCCACGAAGGCGGCTGCGGGACGGTCCACGCCAACACCGCCGCGGACGTTCCCGCGCGGTTGGAGGCGCTCGGCACGGCGGCCGGGCTCGACCGGGCCGCGCTGCACAGCCAGGTGGCCGCCGCCCTGTCGGTGGTCCTGCATCTCGTCCGGGATCCGGCGGGGCGGCGCCGGATCGCCGAGGTGGACGTGCTGGAGCGGGACCCGTCCGGGCTGGTGCGGACCGTGCCGGCGCTGCGCTGGCAGGCCGACGCCTTCGCCCACGAACGGGGCTGGCCGCGACTGCGGGAGCTGTTGCGGGGTGCGGGGAGCGGCGGGGCCGGCTGGAGCAGCCGACGTGGTGGGACCGAGGGGAGTGGAGAAGGCGATGAGCTGGACGGGTGA
- a CDS encoding bifunctional SulP family inorganic anion transporter/carbonic anhydrase, which yields MSACVPTRTDSKRTQRIHRPHSPPSTPPRRFRIAGADVSAAIAVFLIALPLSLGIALATGAPLQAGLVAAAVGGIVAGRIGGSPLQVSGPAAGLTVVTADLIQRYGWRTTCAITVLAGLAQLGLGCLRVARTALAVSPAIVHGMLAGIGVTIAVAQLHIVLGGTPQSSVLANLRALPAQLAGLDPAAVAVSAMTLTLLLLWPRVPGRAGRLLRRVPAALIAVSGATAAAALAGLVLPKVDLPSWRSHALAGLPQGPTLGLVAAVLTTTLVCSVQSLLGAVAVDKLIATRPRGSARVGRSDLDRELLGQGAANIVSGTLGGLPVAGVAVRSSANVQSGAVSRNSTMLHGVLVVVAALLMVPILELIPLASLAALVMAVGIQMVSLHHIRTVTRHREALVYAVTTLGVVFLGVLEGVTLGIAVAVAVALHRLTRTRITHDEKEGVHHVHVRGQLTFLAVPRLSRALHHVPQGSHVVVELDGSFMDHAAYEALQDWQKTHTAQGGTVELAGRRVATGTDPGAADPGATGTSTSTSTSTSTDTGTDAHADTPSAPHTAHPTRHLGSARAECQCRPWTPWRNHRCEVPRPAPAASASGQHPGRHPDRQPGQHPDRHPDRHGDAPRPTEAGQTTDPSVLTPHGGTSVPPVPLGGRQLVHGITAFQRNTAPLVRGELARLAREGQRPTQLFLTCADSRLVTSMITSSGPGDLFVVRNVGNLVPPPGEESGDDSVAAAIEYAVDVLHVRSITVCGHSGCGAMQALLQSDPGQTQTPLRRWLRLGVPSLERMADDRRPWPRLAGRAAADAVEQLCLTNVVQQLEHLRAHESVARALRSGELELHGLYFHVGEAQAYLLQGQDEGVVFDHVGAVDLTA from the coding sequence ATGTCAGCCTGCGTCCCCACCCGCACCGACTCGAAGCGCACCCAGCGCATCCACCGCCCCCACAGCCCGCCGTCCACCCCGCCCCGCCGATTCCGCATCGCGGGCGCCGACGTGTCCGCCGCGATCGCCGTCTTCCTGATCGCCCTGCCGCTCTCCCTCGGCATCGCCCTGGCCACCGGCGCACCGCTCCAGGCCGGGCTCGTCGCGGCCGCCGTCGGCGGGATCGTCGCCGGCCGGATCGGCGGATCGCCGCTCCAGGTCAGCGGCCCCGCCGCCGGGCTCACGGTCGTCACCGCCGACCTCATCCAGCGCTACGGCTGGCGGACCACCTGTGCCATCACCGTCCTCGCCGGACTCGCCCAACTCGGCCTCGGCTGCCTGCGCGTGGCCCGCACCGCGCTCGCCGTCAGCCCGGCCATCGTGCACGGCATGCTCGCCGGCATCGGTGTCACCATCGCCGTCGCGCAACTGCACATCGTCCTCGGCGGCACCCCGCAGAGTTCCGTGCTCGCCAACCTCCGCGCACTGCCCGCCCAACTGGCCGGGCTGGACCCCGCCGCGGTGGCCGTGAGCGCGATGACCCTGACCCTGCTGCTGCTCTGGCCGCGCGTCCCGGGCCGGGCCGGCCGGCTGCTGCGCAGAGTGCCCGCCGCCCTGATCGCCGTGTCCGGGGCCACCGCGGCCGCCGCGCTCGCCGGGCTCGTGCTGCCCAAGGTCGACCTGCCCTCCTGGCGCAGTCACGCCCTGGCCGGACTGCCCCAAGGCCCAACGCTCGGCCTCGTCGCCGCCGTCCTCACCACCACGCTGGTGTGCAGTGTGCAGTCGCTGCTCGGCGCCGTCGCCGTGGACAAGCTCATCGCCACCCGCCCCCGCGGCTCCGCCCGGGTCGGCCGCTCCGACCTGGACCGCGAACTCCTCGGCCAGGGCGCCGCCAACATCGTCTCCGGCACGCTCGGCGGACTGCCCGTCGCCGGGGTCGCCGTACGGAGTTCGGCGAATGTCCAATCCGGTGCCGTGAGCCGGAACTCCACGATGCTGCACGGCGTTCTCGTAGTAGTCGCCGCGCTGCTGATGGTTCCGATCCTGGAGCTGATCCCGCTCGCCTCGCTCGCCGCCCTGGTGATGGCCGTCGGCATCCAGATGGTGTCCCTGCACCACATCCGCACGGTGACGCGCCACCGAGAGGCGCTGGTGTACGCCGTCACCACCCTCGGCGTGGTGTTCCTCGGTGTCCTGGAGGGCGTGACGCTGGGGATCGCCGTGGCGGTCGCCGTCGCCCTGCACCGCCTCACCCGCACCCGTATCACCCATGACGAGAAGGAAGGAGTCCATCACGTACACGTACGAGGCCAGTTGACGTTCCTCGCGGTCCCCCGGCTCAGCCGGGCCCTGCACCACGTACCCCAAGGCAGCCATGTCGTGGTCGAGTTGGACGGCTCCTTCATGGACCACGCGGCGTACGAGGCGCTCCAGGACTGGCAGAAGACGCACACCGCACAGGGCGGCACCGTCGAACTGGCCGGCCGCCGCGTCGCCACCGGGACGGACCCAGGAGCAGCCGACCCCGGCGCCACCGGCACCAGCACCAGCACCAGCACCAGCACCAGCACTGATACCGGTACCGACGCCCACGCCGACACCCCGTCCGCGCCGCACACCGCCCACCCCACCCGGCACCTCGGTTCCGCCCGCGCCGAGTGCCAGTGCCGACCGTGGACACCGTGGCGCAACCATCGGTGCGAGGTCCCCCGCCCCGCGCCGGCGGCCTCAGCCTCCGGACAGCACCCGGGACGGCATCCGGACCGGCAGCCAGGCCAGCACCCGGACCGGCATCCGGACCGGCACGGTGACGCCCCTCGCCCGACGGAGGCCGGGCAGACAACCGACCCGTCCGTCCTCACCCCCCATGGAGGAACCTCAGTACCCCCCGTGCCCCTGGGCGGCCGGCAACTCGTCCACGGGATCACCGCGTTCCAGCGGAACACCGCGCCGCTGGTCCGTGGGGAGTTGGCGCGGCTGGCCAGGGAGGGGCAGCGGCCGACGCAACTGTTCCTGACCTGTGCCGACTCCCGGCTGGTCACCTCGATGATCACCTCCAGTGGTCCGGGCGACCTGTTCGTGGTGCGCAACGTGGGCAATCTGGTGCCACCGCCCGGCGAGGAGAGCGGGGACGACTCGGTGGCGGCGGCGATCGAGTACGCCGTGGACGTGCTGCACGTCCGGTCCATCACGGTGTGCGGGCACTCCGGGTGCGGTGCCATGCAGGCGCTGCTCCAGTCCGATCCCGGCCAGACCCAGACCCCGCTGAGACGGTGGCTGCGGCTGGGCGTGCCGAGTCTGGAGCGGATGGCCGACGACCGCCGCCCCTGGCCCCGGCTCGCCGGGCGGGCGGCCGCGGACGCGGTCGAGCAGCTCTGCCTGACGAATGTGGTCCAGCAGTTGGAGCATCTGCGGGCCCATGAGTCGGTGGCCCGCGCCCTGCGGAGCGGGGAGCTGGAGCTGCACGGGCTGTACTTCCACGTGGGCGAGGCGCAGGCGTATCTGCTCCAGGGCCAGGACGAGGGTGTCGTGTTCGACCATGTGGGAGCGGTGGATCTGACGGCGTGA
- a CDS encoding HAD family hydrolase has translation MLMLVENHSLPRTAAFFDLDKTVIAKSSTLTFSKSFYQGGLINRRAALRTAYAQFVFLVGGMDHDQMERTREYLSRMVRGWNVQQVKEIVAETLHDLIDPLIYDEAASLIEEHHVAGRDVVIVSTSGAEVVEPIGELLGADRVVATRMVVGEDGCYTGEVEYYAYGPTKAEAVKELAASEGYDLSRCYAYSDSATDLPMLKEVGHPHAVNPDRALRREAVARGWPILDFHRPVRLKQRIPSFSVPPRPALVVAAAIGAAAATAGLVWYASRRRAATA, from the coding sequence ATGCTCATGCTTGTGGAAAACCACTCCTTGCCCCGCACAGCGGCCTTCTTTGACCTGGACAAGACGGTCATTGCGAAGTCGAGCACGCTCACCTTCAGCAAGTCCTTCTACCAAGGCGGACTGATCAACCGCAGGGCCGCCTTGCGGACCGCGTACGCCCAGTTCGTCTTCCTCGTCGGCGGTATGGACCACGACCAGATGGAGCGGACCCGGGAGTACCTGTCCCGGATGGTGCGCGGCTGGAACGTCCAACAGGTGAAGGAAATCGTCGCCGAGACCCTTCACGACTTGATCGATCCCCTCATCTACGACGAGGCGGCCTCGCTGATCGAGGAGCACCACGTGGCCGGCCGGGACGTCGTCATCGTGTCGACGTCGGGCGCCGAGGTGGTCGAGCCGATCGGTGAACTGCTCGGCGCGGACCGTGTGGTGGCCACCCGCATGGTGGTGGGCGAGGACGGCTGCTACACCGGCGAGGTGGAGTACTACGCGTACGGCCCCACCAAGGCGGAGGCGGTCAAGGAGTTGGCCGCGTCCGAGGGATACGACCTCTCGCGCTGTTACGCCTACAGCGATTCGGCGACCGATCTTCCGATGCTGAAGGAAGTGGGCCATCCGCACGCCGTGAACCCGGACCGGGCGCTGCGGCGGGAAGCCGTGGCGCGCGGGTGGCCGATCCTCGACTTCCACCGGCCGGTGCGGCTCAAGCAGCGGATCCCGTCGTTCTCCGTACCACCCCGCCCGGCGCTGGTCGTGGCGGCCGCCATAGGCGCGGCCGCGGCCACCGCGGGCCTCGTCTGGTACGCCAGCCGGCGCCGCGCCGCGACCGCCTGA
- the ssd gene encoding septum site-determining protein Ssd, with the protein MRTVTGAVTHDPPPTAGGRPGKPLIVTEDAALLDDLLRLCAAAGATPEVHPSVPARRGSWEAAPLVLVGDDAAHRVRGAARRRGVVLVGRDQDDSGVWRRAVEIGADHVLMLPDGEQWLVDRIADVAEGVGRPALTVGVMGGRGGAGASTLACALAVTSAREGLRTLLVDADPLGGGLDVLLGGETTEGLRWPAFAASRGRVGGGALEESLPKLHSLRVLSWDRGDCVAVPPQAVRAVLAAARRRGGTVVVDLPRRIDDGVAEILAQLDLGILVVPAELRAVAAAGRVASAAGMVLRDLRVAVRGPYAPGLDDREVARLLTLPLAGEVPVEPGLHREDGGRTPPGAAARGPLARFCKNFWERALTEASGT; encoded by the coding sequence ATGAGAACCGTGACCGGAGCCGTCACACACGACCCGCCGCCCACGGCCGGAGGCCGGCCGGGCAAGCCGCTGATCGTCACCGAGGACGCGGCACTCCTCGACGACCTGCTGCGCCTGTGCGCCGCGGCGGGCGCCACACCCGAGGTGCACCCCTCGGTGCCCGCACGCCGCGGAAGCTGGGAGGCCGCGCCGCTCGTCCTGGTCGGCGACGACGCCGCACACCGGGTGCGCGGGGCCGCCCGCAGACGAGGCGTTGTCCTCGTCGGACGCGACCAGGACGACTCCGGGGTCTGGCGGCGCGCCGTCGAGATCGGCGCCGACCACGTGCTGATGCTGCCCGACGGCGAACAGTGGCTGGTCGACCGCATCGCCGACGTCGCCGAGGGCGTCGGCCGGCCCGCGCTCACCGTCGGCGTCATGGGCGGCCGCGGCGGTGCCGGAGCCTCCACACTCGCGTGCGCCCTCGCCGTCACCTCCGCGCGGGAGGGCCTGCGCACCCTGCTGGTGGACGCCGATCCGCTGGGCGGCGGACTCGACGTGCTGCTCGGCGGCGAGACCACCGAAGGGCTGCGCTGGCCGGCCTTCGCCGCCTCACGCGGCCGGGTCGGCGGCGGCGCCCTGGAGGAGTCGCTGCCCAAACTGCACTCCCTGCGCGTGCTGAGCTGGGACCGAGGCGACTGCGTCGCCGTCCCGCCCCAGGCCGTCCGCGCGGTGCTCGCCGCAGCGCGCCGCCGAGGGGGCACGGTCGTCGTCGACCTGCCCCGCCGGATCGACGACGGCGTCGCCGAGATCCTCGCCCAGCTCGATCTCGGGATCCTCGTGGTCCCCGCGGAGCTGCGCGCCGTCGCCGCCGCCGGACGGGTGGCGTCCGCCGCCGGCATGGTCCTGCGCGACCTGCGGGTGGCCGTCCGCGGCCCCTACGCGCCCGGCCTCGACGACCGCGAGGTGGCCAGGCTGCTCACCCTGCCCCTGGCCGGCGAGGTGCCCGTCGAGCCGGGACTGCACCGGGAGGACGGCGGCAGGACACCGCCGGGAGCCGCCGCACGCGGGCCCCTCGCCCGCTTCTGCAAGAACTTCTGGGAGCGGGCCCTGACCGAGGCGAGCGGCACATGA